A part of Cyanobacteria bacterium QS_8_64_29 genomic DNA contains:
- a CDS encoding oxidoreductase — translation MATVLITGASQGIGRATALRFARHGYGIVLAARQPERLEALAAQIRQQGGSALAVPTDIRDREAAGALIERALAHAGQVDVLVNNAGTCLMGPAASTSYQDWQQLFDTNFWGYLHTIQALLPHWLERGSGTLVNVGSIGGKMPLPNMAAYTASKYAVTGLTEALRLELEPQGIRVCSVHPSVTRSAFRERAAFRGQDGQAIECQRQQTDSALNSPMASDPDAVARAIWQAVRDRRPETVVGSGALAAALYRWAPGLAQWLLQREPSR, via the coding sequence GTGGCAACTGTCCTGATTACCGGAGCCTCTCAAGGCATCGGTCGGGCCACGGCCCTGCGCTTTGCGCGCCACGGATATGGGATCGTACTGGCCGCAAGGCAACCCGAGCGGCTGGAGGCCCTGGCAGCCCAAATTCGCCAGCAGGGCGGCAGCGCTCTGGCCGTCCCCACCGACATCCGCGATCGCGAGGCCGCGGGCGCTCTAATCGAGCGGGCCCTGGCCCATGCCGGCCAGGTGGATGTGTTGGTCAACAACGCCGGCACCTGCCTGATGGGCCCCGCAGCCAGCACCAGCTACCAAGACTGGCAGCAGCTGTTCGATACCAATTTCTGGGGCTACCTCCACACCATCCAGGCATTGCTGCCGCACTGGCTGGAGCGCGGTAGCGGCACCCTGGTCAATGTCGGCTCCATTGGCGGCAAAATGCCGCTGCCCAACATGGCCGCCTATACCGCTAGCAAGTACGCCGTCACCGGGCTAACCGAAGCCCTGCGCCTGGAGCTAGAGCCCCAGGGGATTCGGGTCTGCAGCGTCCATCCCAGCGTGACGCGCAGCGCCTTTCGGGAGCGGGCCGCCTTCCGCGGCCAGGATGGCCAGGCCATCGAGTGCCAGCGCCAGCAGACCGATAGCGCGCTGAACTCCCCCATGGCCAGCGATCCCGATGCGGTCGCACGCGCCATCTGGCAGGCGGTTCGCGATCGCCGGCCCGAGACGGTGGTGGGATCGGGCGCGCTGGCGGCCGCCCTCTACCGCTGGGCCCCTGGGCTGGCGCAATGGCTGTTGCAACGCGAGCCCTCGCGCTGA
- a CDS encoding bifunctional riboflavin kinase/FAD synthetase, which translates to MWIARSTASVRTPTVIALGNFDGLHRGHQQVLHPITSARAAPDNCCEPQPGASRPYATVVSFEPHPQAFFSGRPIPLLTPLAEQVAMLEQLGIEQLVLLPFGAELAALSPQQFVEQILLSQLQATQIGVGENFRFGRNRSGTATQLQAIAERAGVTVSIASLAATGSERISSSRIRRALAAGELEQAHRLLGYPYHLTGPVVAGEQRGRSIGFPTANLAVPADKVLPRYGVYYVRLSGADLPEDAPRDGVMNVGERPTVSGTAPTVEVHLLEWRGELYGRTLTAKLAAFLRPERSFDSLEALKAQIAADCEAAKSRARAAHPA; encoded by the coding sequence GTGTGGATCGCACGCTCGACTGCTTCGGTCCGGACGCCGACCGTGATCGCGCTCGGCAATTTTGACGGGCTCCATCGCGGGCACCAGCAAGTGCTGCACCCCATTACGAGCGCGCGCGCGGCTCCAGACAACTGCTGCGAGCCCCAACCGGGCGCCAGCCGTCCCTACGCCACGGTCGTCTCGTTCGAGCCCCACCCGCAAGCCTTTTTTAGCGGCCGGCCAATTCCGCTGCTGACGCCGCTGGCCGAGCAGGTTGCCATGCTGGAGCAGCTGGGAATCGAGCAGCTAGTGCTGCTGCCGTTCGGTGCGGAGCTGGCAGCGCTCAGCCCGCAGCAGTTCGTCGAGCAGATTTTGCTGTCACAGCTGCAGGCGACCCAAATTGGCGTAGGCGAGAACTTCCGCTTTGGCCGCAACCGCAGCGGCACTGCTACCCAGCTGCAAGCGATCGCCGAGCGTGCTGGCGTCACCGTCAGCATTGCCTCGCTTGCCGCCACCGGCAGCGAGCGCATCAGTAGCTCTCGCATCCGGCGGGCGCTGGCCGCTGGCGAGCTCGAGCAGGCCCATCGGCTGCTGGGCTACCCCTACCACCTAACGGGACCGGTCGTAGCGGGGGAGCAGCGCGGCCGCAGCATCGGGTTTCCCACCGCCAATCTGGCGGTTCCGGCCGATAAAGTCCTGCCGCGCTACGGCGTCTACTACGTGCGCCTGAGCGGCGCCGATCTGCCCGAGGACGCCCCGCGCGATGGGGTCATGAATGTTGGCGAGCGCCCCACCGTCAGCGGTACTGCCCCCACCGTCGAGGTTCACCTGCTCGAGTGGCGCGGCGAGCTCTACGGCCGGACCCTGACCGCCAAGCTGGCTGCCTTCCTGCGGCCCGAGCGCTCGTTCGACTCGCTAGAGGCGCTCAAGGCCCAGATTGCAGCCGATTGCGAAGCTGCCAAAAGCCGCGCGCGTGCAGCGCACCCGGCCTAA